From Vitis vinifera cultivar Pinot Noir 40024 chromosome 14, ASM3070453v1, a single genomic window includes:
- the LOC100261067 gene encoding transcription factor GTE8 isoform X1: MAKNDRFPGGYYRAFENQGESEGSGSSGRVDMEIAASEDSCVPMRKCINLNSNNCDSFSVPIQVLPLSNISPSERKDLVLRLRMELEQIRLLQKKVDLQRTNGVALSSSSDILSCSNGQRGHVDNGRKSSALTSGPGKKLEPLGNKNRAWNRGTSGRFESATQASAPSTASVLLMKQCETLLKQLMSHQHGWVFNEPVDIVKLNIPDYFTIIKHPMDLGTIKGKIASGAYSSPLDFAADVRLTFSNAQTFNPPGNDVHKMADTLSKFFEVRWKTIEKKLPVTKTQSLPGKYGTHGEMKTAKPMPPSKKRKVTSTHHEVIQEPVQKVMTADEKRNLGRDLEDLLGEIPVQIIDFLRVHSSNGRETGEDDEIEVDIEALSDDTLFTLRKLLDDYLQEKQKSHGKAEPCEIELLHDSGPSNSSIQPCKGNDPVEEDIDIVGNEAPVSSYPPVEIEKDTEHRSSKCVLSRSFSEPDNSSSESELDGAKTSKPVNISEGQESLDSGALLDEKTSAGNPCEENQSVSGVDQLEQTSQQKPNYVESDSQQDGESLTDRQVSPEKLYRAAVLKNRFADTIFKAREKTLNQGEKGDPEKLRREREELEMQRRKEKARLQAEAKAAEDARRRAEAEAAAEAKKKRELERAAARQALQKMEKTVEINENSRFLEDLELLRAAPAEHLPSSVDETSPDHSQDGLSGFRFVGSNPLEQLGLYMKVDDEEEDGEPHSPPDVVNDVEEGEID; the protein is encoded by the exons ATGGCAAAGAACGATAGGTTTCCTGGAGGATATTATCGTGCTTTTGAGAACCAGGGGGAGTCAGAGGGATCTGGTAGCTCAGGACGAGTTGACATGGAGATTGCTGCTTCAGAAGATTCATGTGTACCCATGAGGAAATGCATCAACTTGAATTCTAATAACTGTGACAGCTTCAGTGTTCCCATTCAAGTTCTTCCTCTATCAAACATCTCTCCCTCTGAAAGAAAGGATTTAGTACTTAGATTGAGAATGGAGCTTGAACAGATTCGGCTCCTTCAGAAGAAGGTTGATTTGCAGAGAACAAATGGTGTTGCCCTGTCATCTTCCAGTGATATTCTCAGTTGCAGCAATGGACAAAGAGGGCATGTGGATAATGGCCGAAAATCATCAGCATTGACCTCTGGACCAGGGAAAAAATTGGAGCCTCTGGGTAACAAGAACCGTGCATGGAACCGGGGAACCTCAGGAAGGTTTGAATCAGCAACACAAGCTTCTGCACCAAGTACTGCAAGTGTGCTTTTGATGAAACAGTGTGAGACGCTTCTGAAACAATTAATGTCACATCAGCATGGTTGGGTCTTCAATGAACCTGTTGACATAGTGAAGTTGAACATTCCAGATTATTTTACTATTATCAAGCATCCAATGGATTTGGGAACAATAAAGGGCAAGATAGCTTCAGGTGCATACTCAAGTCCATTGGACTTTGCTGCTGATGTGAGGCTGACTTTCTCTAATGCACAAACTTTCAATCCGCCTGGAAATGATGTCCACAAGATGGCTGATACTCTCAgtaaattttttgaagtaagATGGAAAACTATTGAGAAGAAGCTTCCAGTGACTAAGACTCAGTCATTACCTGGAAAGTACGGCACTCATGGGGAAATGAAGACTGCTAAGCCAATGCCACCCTCAAAAAAGAGGAAGGTTACTTCAACGCATCATGAAGTTATACAAGAGCCTGTTCAGAAGGTCATGACAGCTGATGAGAAACGGAATTTAGGAAGAGACTTGGAGGATTTGTTGGGAGAAATACCTGTCCAAATCATCGATTTCTTGAGGGTACACAGTTCGAATGGAAGGGAAACTGGGGAGGATGACGAGATTGAGGTTGATATCGAAGCTCTAAGTGATGATACCTTGTTCACTTTGAGGAAGCTTTTAGATGACTATTTGCAAGAGAAACAAAAGAGCCATGGAAAAGCTGAACCTTGTGAAATAGAG CTGTTGCATGATTCAGGGCCTAGCAATTCATCCATTCAACCATGCAAAG GAAATGACCCTGTTGAGGAGGACATTGATATTGTTGGGAATGAAGCCCCTGTCTCAAGCTATCCCCCAGTAGAGATAGAAAAAGATACTGAGCACAGAAGCAGTAAATGTGTTCTTTCAAGAAGCTTCAGTG AGCCAGACAATAGCAGTTCTGAAAGTGAACTGGATGGTGCTAAAACTTCAAAACCAGTAAATATATCTGAG GGACAGGAGTCCTTAGACTCTGGAGCACTTTTAGATGAAAAGACTAGTGCTGGCAATCCATGTGAGGAGAACC AATCTGTTAGTGGCGTGGATCAACTTGAGCAGACTTCCCAGCAAAAGCCAAACTATGTTGAGTCAGATAGCCAGCAAGATG GGGAGAGTTTAACTGATAGGCAGGTATCCCCTGAGAAGCTCTACAGGGCTGCTGTATTGAAGAATCGATTTGCTGATACCATTTTTAAAGCTCGAGAAAAGACACTTAATCAG GGCGAGAAGGGGGATCCTGAAAAACTGCGCCGCGAGAGAGAGGAACTTGAAATGCAGAGAAGGAAAG AGAAAGCTCGGTTGCAAGCAGAAGCCAAAGCTGCTGAAGATGCTCGAAGGCGGGCTGAAGCAGAGGCTGCAGCTGAAGCTAAGAAGAAGAGGGAGCTTGAGAGGGCAGCAGCACGACAAGCATTACAGAAG ATGGAAAAGACTGTTGAAATTAATGAGAACTCCCGGTTTCTTGAAGACTTGGAACTGCTTAGGGCTGCCCCCGCTGAGCATTTACCAAGTTCTGTAGATGAGACAAGCCCAGATCACTCTCAAGATGGCTTGAGTGGTTTCAGGTTTGTTGGCAGTAACCCACTGGAGCAACTTGGATTGTACATGAAAGTGGATGATGAGGAAGAAGACGGAGAGCCACATAGTCCTCCAGATGTTGTAAACGATGTGGAGGAAGGAGAAATTGATTAG
- the LOC100261067 gene encoding transcription factor GTE8 isoform X2 — translation MAKNDRFPGGYYRAFENQGESEGSGSSGRVDMEIAASEDSCVPMRKCINLNSNNCDSFSVPIQVLPLSNISPSERKDLVLRLRMELEQIRLLQKKVDLQRTNGVALSSSSDILSCSNGQRGHVDNGRKSSALTSGPGKKLEPLGNKNRAWNRGTSGRFESATQASAPSTASVLLMKQCETLLKQLMSHQHGWVFNEPVDIVKLNIPDYFTIIKHPMDLGTIKGKIASGAYSSPLDFAADVRLTFSNAQTFNPPGNDVHKMADTLSKFFEVRWKTIEKKLPVTKTQSLPGKYGTHGEMKTAKPMPPSKKRKVTSTHHEVIQEPVQKVMTADEKRNLGRDLEDLLGEIPVQIIDFLRVHSSNGRETGEDDEIEVDIEALSDDTLFTLRKLLDDYLQEKQKSHGKAEPCEIELLHDSGPSNSSIQPCKGNDPVEEDIDIVGNEAPVSSYPPVEIEKDTEHRSSKCVLSRSFSEPDNSSSESELDGAKTSKPVNISEESLDSGALLDEKTSAGNPCEENQSVSGVDQLEQTSQQKPNYVESDSQQDGESLTDRQVSPEKLYRAAVLKNRFADTIFKAREKTLNQGEKGDPEKLRREREELEMQRRKEKARLQAEAKAAEDARRRAEAEAAAEAKKKRELERAAARQALQKMEKTVEINENSRFLEDLELLRAAPAEHLPSSVDETSPDHSQDGLSGFRFVGSNPLEQLGLYMKVDDEEEDGEPHSPPDVVNDVEEGEID, via the exons ATGGCAAAGAACGATAGGTTTCCTGGAGGATATTATCGTGCTTTTGAGAACCAGGGGGAGTCAGAGGGATCTGGTAGCTCAGGACGAGTTGACATGGAGATTGCTGCTTCAGAAGATTCATGTGTACCCATGAGGAAATGCATCAACTTGAATTCTAATAACTGTGACAGCTTCAGTGTTCCCATTCAAGTTCTTCCTCTATCAAACATCTCTCCCTCTGAAAGAAAGGATTTAGTACTTAGATTGAGAATGGAGCTTGAACAGATTCGGCTCCTTCAGAAGAAGGTTGATTTGCAGAGAACAAATGGTGTTGCCCTGTCATCTTCCAGTGATATTCTCAGTTGCAGCAATGGACAAAGAGGGCATGTGGATAATGGCCGAAAATCATCAGCATTGACCTCTGGACCAGGGAAAAAATTGGAGCCTCTGGGTAACAAGAACCGTGCATGGAACCGGGGAACCTCAGGAAGGTTTGAATCAGCAACACAAGCTTCTGCACCAAGTACTGCAAGTGTGCTTTTGATGAAACAGTGTGAGACGCTTCTGAAACAATTAATGTCACATCAGCATGGTTGGGTCTTCAATGAACCTGTTGACATAGTGAAGTTGAACATTCCAGATTATTTTACTATTATCAAGCATCCAATGGATTTGGGAACAATAAAGGGCAAGATAGCTTCAGGTGCATACTCAAGTCCATTGGACTTTGCTGCTGATGTGAGGCTGACTTTCTCTAATGCACAAACTTTCAATCCGCCTGGAAATGATGTCCACAAGATGGCTGATACTCTCAgtaaattttttgaagtaagATGGAAAACTATTGAGAAGAAGCTTCCAGTGACTAAGACTCAGTCATTACCTGGAAAGTACGGCACTCATGGGGAAATGAAGACTGCTAAGCCAATGCCACCCTCAAAAAAGAGGAAGGTTACTTCAACGCATCATGAAGTTATACAAGAGCCTGTTCAGAAGGTCATGACAGCTGATGAGAAACGGAATTTAGGAAGAGACTTGGAGGATTTGTTGGGAGAAATACCTGTCCAAATCATCGATTTCTTGAGGGTACACAGTTCGAATGGAAGGGAAACTGGGGAGGATGACGAGATTGAGGTTGATATCGAAGCTCTAAGTGATGATACCTTGTTCACTTTGAGGAAGCTTTTAGATGACTATTTGCAAGAGAAACAAAAGAGCCATGGAAAAGCTGAACCTTGTGAAATAGAG CTGTTGCATGATTCAGGGCCTAGCAATTCATCCATTCAACCATGCAAAG GAAATGACCCTGTTGAGGAGGACATTGATATTGTTGGGAATGAAGCCCCTGTCTCAAGCTATCCCCCAGTAGAGATAGAAAAAGATACTGAGCACAGAAGCAGTAAATGTGTTCTTTCAAGAAGCTTCAGTG AGCCAGACAATAGCAGTTCTGAAAGTGAACTGGATGGTGCTAAAACTTCAAAACCAGTAAATATATCTGAG GAGTCCTTAGACTCTGGAGCACTTTTAGATGAAAAGACTAGTGCTGGCAATCCATGTGAGGAGAACC AATCTGTTAGTGGCGTGGATCAACTTGAGCAGACTTCCCAGCAAAAGCCAAACTATGTTGAGTCAGATAGCCAGCAAGATG GGGAGAGTTTAACTGATAGGCAGGTATCCCCTGAGAAGCTCTACAGGGCTGCTGTATTGAAGAATCGATTTGCTGATACCATTTTTAAAGCTCGAGAAAAGACACTTAATCAG GGCGAGAAGGGGGATCCTGAAAAACTGCGCCGCGAGAGAGAGGAACTTGAAATGCAGAGAAGGAAAG AGAAAGCTCGGTTGCAAGCAGAAGCCAAAGCTGCTGAAGATGCTCGAAGGCGGGCTGAAGCAGAGGCTGCAGCTGAAGCTAAGAAGAAGAGGGAGCTTGAGAGGGCAGCAGCACGACAAGCATTACAGAAG ATGGAAAAGACTGTTGAAATTAATGAGAACTCCCGGTTTCTTGAAGACTTGGAACTGCTTAGGGCTGCCCCCGCTGAGCATTTACCAAGTTCTGTAGATGAGACAAGCCCAGATCACTCTCAAGATGGCTTGAGTGGTTTCAGGTTTGTTGGCAGTAACCCACTGGAGCAACTTGGATTGTACATGAAAGTGGATGATGAGGAAGAAGACGGAGAGCCACATAGTCCTCCAGATGTTGTAAACGATGTGGAGGAAGGAGAAATTGATTAG